From Deltaproteobacteria bacterium, one genomic window encodes:
- a CDS encoding class IV adenylate cyclase, whose protein sequence is MPLFEDGANEATVKNIEAKFRYGDIAAIERKTRKLGARDMGLLHQCDTFFQAEHARLKLREFGDGRGELISYRRSDVPGGRESEYFVYHSTALEGLKAILEQALGTKGSVRKTRHLFLFRNTRIHLDDVEGLGTFVEIETVISGQDRADTVAEFEEVARILKLNPEDSVPVSYFDLLNGSGA, encoded by the coding sequence TTGCCATTGTTCGAAGATGGCGCGAACGAGGCGACAGTGAAAAATATCGAAGCGAAGTTCCGGTACGGTGACATAGCGGCCATTGAACGAAAGACTCGTAAGCTGGGTGCCCGAGATATGGGCCTGCTGCATCAGTGCGACACGTTCTTTCAGGCAGAGCATGCCCGCCTGAAGCTACGTGAATTTGGTGACGGGCGCGGTGAACTGATTAGTTATCGACGGTCGGACGTCCCGGGCGGCCGGGAAAGCGAATATTTCGTCTACCACTCAACGGCGCTGGAAGGCCTCAAGGCAATCCTGGAACAGGCCTTGGGCACGAAGGGTTCGGTCAGGAAAACACGCCATCTGTTCCTATTCCGTAATACCCGCATTCACCTCGATGACGTCGAGGGGCTCGGCACCTTCGTCGAGATTGAAACCGTCATTTCCGGACAGGATCGCGCTGACACCGTTGCGGAGTTCGAGGAAGTCGCACGGATCTTAAAACTGAACCCCGAGGACTCCGTGCCGGTCTCCTATTTTGACCTCTTAAACGGCTCCGGGGCATAG
- a CDS encoding histidine phosphatase family protein gives MNVYLVRHGQTQPNIDGPTGVVQGQLDTDLNNAGENQATQLAKELEKISWEAVYSSTLKRAIRTAEILVRGRHPVLQVAGLNERHCGDWQGRKRSDLACELGYSDLIAFWKALGPHFAPPRGETFDQMVSRSVATFEQIISGHPRDSNVLLVSHGGPIRAITGHLSGLSIEEVWQMRGPENCEVIRVAV, from the coding sequence ATGAATGTCTATTTGGTCCGGCATGGTCAAACTCAACCAAACATCGATGGTCCGACGGGCGTCGTGCAGGGGCAGCTCGACACTGACCTTAACAATGCAGGCGAAAATCAGGCGACTCAGCTTGCGAAGGAGTTGGAGAAAATCTCTTGGGAAGCTGTGTACAGCTCTACGTTAAAACGAGCGATTCGGACGGCAGAGATTTTGGTTCGCGGCCGGCACCCGGTTCTCCAGGTCGCCGGTCTTAACGAACGGCACTGTGGCGACTGGCAGGGTCGAAAGCGTTCTGATCTTGCTTGCGAGCTGGGATACTCGGACCTGATTGCATTCTGGAAAGCGCTCGGGCCTCATTTCGCTCCACCTAGAGGGGAAACATTCGATCAGATGGTAAGCCGGTCCGTAGCGACCTTTGAGCAGATCATCTCGGGCCACCCAAGAGATTCGAATGTCCTGCTGGTATCGCACGGTGGGCCGATTCGGGCGATAACCGGTCACCTCAGCGGGCTGTCGATAGAAGAGGTCTGGCAAATGCGTGGGCCCGAAAATTGCGAGGTCATACGAGTCGCAGTGTGA
- a CDS encoding succinylglutamate desuccinylase/aspartoacylase family protein gives MGLHGNERNGWEAIRNAMAKMTGGNQRRPLLLMVFNAWNLRRGTRGVPDPNRIWNSQSPAVVRVRGYLRSVKPQFVIDLHACEGQHPVVSIIRSHDPDTLALARFIGCPVIQTDLRGTLGGDLGPALGVPSLTVELGLFDDPAGIQFGSRLIRKSLSGSFPHASARPSKERAEPKNPTLYRVTGSIRVRNGVRFAFAPDPNADVIFRADIDRLANLKRVPKGTALGIAMNASVKKPLAVNIGGRRQPFADWFEIRTNGKLVTRRPWTGLFACADAAYVKNEALSFIIEPELP, from the coding sequence GTGGGACTTCATGGAAACGAACGGAATGGCTGGGAAGCAATCCGAAACGCCATGGCCAAGATGACCGGTGGCAATCAAAGGCGACCGCTGTTGCTCATGGTCTTCAACGCCTGGAACCTGAGGCGAGGTACCCGGGGTGTCCCTGACCCAAACCGGATCTGGAACAGCCAGTCGCCGGCAGTGGTTCGAGTACGAGGCTATCTTCGTTCAGTAAAACCCCAATTCGTGATCGACCTGCACGCCTGCGAGGGACAGCATCCGGTCGTGTCCATCATTCGCAGCCATGACCCGGATACACTTGCTCTCGCCCGGTTCATCGGATGTCCGGTGATCCAGACAGACTTAAGGGGGACGCTGGGTGGAGATCTGGGCCCCGCTCTCGGCGTTCCGTCCCTTACGGTCGAACTTGGTCTTTTCGATGATCCCGCAGGGATCCAGTTCGGCTCTCGCCTGATCCGGAAATCGCTTTCCGGGTCTTTTCCTCATGCGTCCGCGAGGCCATCGAAAGAACGCGCTGAGCCTAAGAACCCCACACTTTACCGGGTTACTGGCAGTATCCGTGTCCGTAACGGGGTCCGTTTTGCCTTCGCTCCAGATCCGAACGCGGACGTTATTTTCCGGGCGGATATTGACCGACTGGCGAACCTGAAAAGAGTTCCTAAAGGGACCGCCCTCGGAATTGCCATGAACGCATCCGTCAAGAAACCTCTGGCCGTAAACATCGGCGGACGCAGGCAGCCGTTTGCCGATTGGTTTGAGATCCGCACCAATGGGAAACTCGTCACCAGACGGCCCTGGACCGGACTGTTTGCTTGCGCCGATGCCGCCTACGTCAAGAACGAAGCGCTTTCTTTTATTATCGAGCCGGAACTGCCTTAA
- a CDS encoding helix-turn-helix domain-containing protein, which translates to MNPGTLTLADLLQSPERIADLPVESVPSFLAQLTTLQSGLYARLLLHPARPPVEAETNEDDRWLTAEEAAPLLGVTPRWLYTRWRQLPFSRKLSHKVLRFSEKGIRRYLAGKAGRPVAVEVNR; encoded by the coding sequence ATGAATCCGGGCACACTGACGCTGGCCGATCTCCTGCAATCCCCGGAACGGATTGCGGACCTGCCGGTTGAATCGGTGCCGTCCTTTCTGGCTCAGCTGACCACGCTGCAATCCGGTCTGTATGCGAGGCTGCTGCTGCACCCGGCAAGACCACCGGTAGAGGCCGAGACGAATGAAGACGACCGGTGGCTGACTGCCGAAGAGGCGGCTCCGCTCCTCGGCGTGACGCCCCGGTGGCTCTATACTCGCTGGAGGCAGCTCCCGTTTTCCAGAAAGCTTTCCCACAAGGTGCTGCGCTTTTCGGAGAAGGGCATTCGCCGGTATCTGGCGGGAAAGGCCGGGAGACCGGTCGCTGTTGAGGTGAACCGGTGA
- a CDS encoding DoxX family membrane protein, producing the protein MNISRFKTPLRYVMGALYIFAGVMHFVVPQFYVQIMPPWLPWHLELVYLSGVAEIVLGAGVLFPRYSQLSAWGIIALLVAVFPANIYMATSNVQLEGLPEWMNQPEPLQRWARLPFQAIFILWAWWYTKAEPLPSTPADIARERA; encoded by the coding sequence ATGAACATCAGCCGTTTCAAGACACCGCTCCGGTACGTCATGGGGGCGCTATACATCTTCGCGGGAGTGATGCACTTCGTCGTGCCGCAGTTCTACGTCCAGATCATGCCGCCCTGGCTGCCCTGGCACCTGGAACTGGTCTATCTGAGCGGGGTGGCGGAGATCGTTCTCGGCGCCGGAGTGCTGTTCCCCCGCTACTCGCAGCTCTCGGCCTGGGGAATCATCGCACTGCTGGTCGCCGTGTTCCCGGCCAATATCTACATGGCGACGAGCAATGTCCAGCTTGAGGGCCTGCCGGAATGGATGAACCAGCCCGAGCCTCTCCAGCGCTGGGCACGCCTGCCATTCCAGGCGATCTTCATCCTGTGGGCCTGGTGGTACACGAAAGCCGAGCCCTTGCCGTCCACCCCGGCCGATATCGCCCGAGAGCGGGCCTGA
- a CDS encoding 1-acyl-sn-glycerol-3-phosphate acyltransferase, translated as MSELAKWYRTFCLYGELAVMTPVMGVGSVLFGTLDRLGLKPEDPHFFGNYPTYGYCNTNFWAANTTHEFMGKRPEKRSPYIIMANHRSHLDGPAMLLELKPITFRFLVKQELLYVPFMGQAFWALGFIFVKRGNKESAAQSAAEVIQRIKGGENIVVFPEGTRSRTGKMLPFKKGGFLMAIEGGVPILPVGIAGSSQMYGYGFRVRANRGHIVVNCGEPIDTTGYTIDRVDELVRKVRDRIRELELEAHIAWQSRAREMKLPVPEDIIQRMPGDFAAESA; from the coding sequence ATGAGTGAACTGGCCAAATGGTACCGCACGTTCTGCCTTTACGGGGAACTGGCAGTGATGACGCCCGTCATGGGCGTCGGATCGGTACTGTTCGGCACGCTGGACAGGCTGGGGCTGAAACCCGAAGACCCGCACTTTTTCGGCAACTACCCGACCTACGGCTACTGCAATACTAACTTCTGGGCAGCGAACACGACCCACGAATTCATGGGCAAGAGGCCCGAAAAGCGTTCTCCCTACATCATCATGGCCAATCACCGCTCGCACCTGGACGGCCCCGCCATGCTGCTGGAACTGAAACCCATCACGTTCCGGTTCCTCGTCAAGCAGGAACTGCTGTACGTGCCGTTCATGGGACAGGCGTTCTGGGCCCTGGGTTTCATCTTCGTGAAACGGGGCAACAAGGAGTCGGCTGCCCAGTCGGCGGCCGAGGTGATCCAGAGGATCAAGGGCGGGGAAAACATCGTCGTCTTCCCTGAAGGAACGCGCTCGCGCACCGGCAAGATGCTGCCGTTCAAGAAGGGCGGTTTTCTCATGGCGATAGAGGGCGGAGTACCGATCCTGCCGGTGGGGATAGCAGGCTCGTCGCAAATGTACGGCTACGGATTCAGGGTTCGCGCAAACCGCGGGCATATCGTCGTCAACTGCGGAGAACCGATCGACACCACCGGCTACACCATCGATCGCGTGGATGAGCTGGTCAGGAAGGTCCGGGACCGGATTCGGGAGCTGGAACTGGAAGCACATATCGCCTGGCAGTCCCGTGCGAGAGAGATGAAGCTCCCCGTCCCTGAAGATATCATCCAGCGGATGCCTGGCGATTTCGCAGCAGAATCGGCCTGA
- the radC gene encoding DNA repair protein RadC produces MPPAPTTARVLPFRQKGPTSGNTTDDSAPDFVEWLETLIEQRKAARKPGQKAAGPSRRPAQPPPTPKRPSIREWPEDDRPRERLLRSGPQALSDSELLAILIRTGDAARGLNAVEQARELLQKAGSLAHLARRSPAELKTLAGLGPAKAAQLLAALALGPRIDRSHLEDRPQVSGSETAFRILREHYADPALEEVVTLLLDTRNRLIRTVRAARGGTSSVTIEPAALFREAIREGAAAIVLSHNHPSGDPTPSAADRRFTSDALAAGKMLSVRVLDHIIVAGPRYFSFLDEGIMGG; encoded by the coding sequence ATGCCTCCAGCACCCACCACCGCTCGTGTGCTGCCGTTCCGCCAGAAAGGGCCAACGTCCGGGAATACAACAGATGACTCCGCACCTGATTTCGTCGAATGGCTAGAAACCCTGATCGAGCAACGAAAGGCGGCTAGGAAACCCGGCCAGAAAGCGGCCGGGCCATCCCGGCGACCCGCACAGCCGCCACCCACACCCAAACGCCCATCCATCCGGGAGTGGCCCGAAGACGACCGCCCCCGGGAACGGCTGCTCAGGTCCGGCCCGCAGGCGCTCAGCGACAGTGAACTGCTCGCAATCCTGATCCGGACCGGCGATGCCGCAAGGGGACTGAATGCCGTGGAGCAGGCCCGAGAACTGCTCCAGAAGGCCGGCTCGCTCGCCCATCTGGCGCGACGGTCCCCGGCTGAACTGAAAACCCTCGCCGGTCTCGGGCCGGCCAAAGCGGCGCAATTACTCGCGGCACTTGCCCTGGGCCCCCGGATCGACCGGTCGCACCTTGAGGACCGCCCGCAGGTGAGCGGCAGCGAGACTGCTTTCCGGATACTCCGGGAGCACTACGCCGACCCTGCCCTGGAGGAGGTCGTGACGCTTCTTCTGGACACCCGGAACCGGCTGATCCGTACCGTGCGGGCCGCCCGTGGTGGCACCAGCAGCGTCACCATTGAGCCGGCGGCTCTCTTCCGCGAGGCAATCCGCGAAGGGGCGGCGGCGATCGTGCTCTCCCACAACCACCCGTCAGGTGATCCCACGCCGTCAGCAGCCGACCGCCGGTTTACCAGCGACGCGCTGGCTGCCGGAAAAATGCTCTCTGTGCGTGTCCTGGACCACATCATCGTCGCAGGGCCCCGGTATTTCAGCTTTCTGGATGAAGGGATCATGGGCGGTTGA
- a CDS encoding DUF58 domain-containing protein — MQAAAETNGLMTTVSSTVPVLRREPWRERLFSLLEPPRRIRPTKAGWLFTALSAAIAVAAMNTGNNILFIFLGIQFGLVAASGLWSETVLRGLSASAPSPGWVDAGRPAAIRYELRVKSRRWPAFVLQVLPDIQPVTDGPRTLRLLWRENRWWTPLERRQSGIRIVRSPWIRRIPPAGTAQAHVEVNFARRGLYRIQHLEIATLFPFGLIQKRKRIECGVEIVVAPEPVPASELGSVLSASSDTEQTGLRVDPSGEFDGLRPFSPGDSPRMIAWKLTARTGALTVRLHRETLAPRVYVRMEPLRGGPADRPDPSEQQRTDRQARIARTLVETLRAGGHDVFLQDAPPVHEGLSAGEARMLATWDGNELPCAGTPEKTFVVTRQGHVIRAG, encoded by the coding sequence TTGCAAGCCGCGGCTGAGACGAACGGCCTGATGACTACCGTCTCCAGCACCGTTCCTGTCCTCCGGCGCGAGCCGTGGCGCGAACGGCTTTTCTCCCTTCTGGAGCCGCCCCGCCGCATCCGGCCGACGAAGGCCGGTTGGCTCTTTACCGCCCTGTCGGCGGCAATTGCTGTTGCCGCGATGAACACCGGCAACAACATCCTGTTCATCTTTCTCGGTATCCAGTTCGGGCTGGTCGCCGCCTCCGGCCTCTGGAGCGAAACCGTCCTCCGGGGCCTTTCGGCCAGTGCGCCTTCGCCCGGATGGGTGGACGCCGGCCGCCCTGCCGCCATCCGGTATGAACTCCGGGTGAAAAGTCGCCGCTGGCCGGCCTTCGTCCTGCAGGTGCTTCCGGACATTCAGCCGGTGACGGACGGCCCGCGCACGCTGCGCCTGCTCTGGCGCGAGAACCGCTGGTGGACCCCGCTTGAACGCAGGCAATCCGGCATCCGGATTGTCCGTTCCCCGTGGATACGCCGTATCCCACCGGCCGGCACCGCACAGGCGCACGTCGAAGTGAACTTCGCCCGGCGGGGTTTGTACCGGATTCAGCATCTGGAGATCGCCACCCTGTTTCCGTTCGGCCTGATCCAGAAACGAAAACGGATCGAGTGCGGGGTGGAGATCGTCGTTGCGCCGGAGCCGGTACCGGCCTCGGAACTGGGTAGCGTGCTGTCGGCTTCGTCTGATACCGAACAGACCGGCCTTCGGGTTGATCCTTCCGGGGAGTTTGACGGCTTGCGCCCCTTCTCCCCCGGCGATTCACCGAGAATGATCGCCTGGAAACTCACCGCCCGCACGGGGGCACTTACAGTCCGGTTGCACCGGGAAACGCTTGCCCCGCGTGTTTACGTGCGGATGGAGCCGCTCCGGGGCGGCCCGGCGGATCGTCCAGATCCATCCGAACAGCAGCGAACCGACCGGCAGGCACGGATCGCCCGGACGCTCGTCGAAACACTCCGGGCTGGAGGCCACGACGTTTTCCTTCAGGATGCGCCTCCGGTCCACGAGGGGCTATCAGCCGGAGAAGCACGGATGCTCGCCACCTGGGATGGCAACGAACTGCCTTGTGCCGGTACACCCGAGAAAACCTTTGTCGTCACGCGGCAAGGGCACGTCATTCGTGCGGGCTAG
- a CDS encoding adenine nucleotide alpha hydrolase, whose amino-acid sequence MPPEKIAVAWSSGKDSAMTLYRLRRNPAYEVTVLFTTVTGTYDRVSMHGVRRELLLRQAEAAGLPLIICEIPPECPNTVYEARMREGCERLKAAGAASIAFGDLFLEDVRDYRIRNLQGTGLKPVFPVWQEPTPQFARELIGAGIRTTVVCVDTQQLPASFAGRDFDHQFLSDLPPEADPCGERGEFHTFVWDGPFFSRPVRFTRGETVTRENRFCFCDLMAA is encoded by the coding sequence ATGCCGCCGGAAAAGATCGCCGTCGCCTGGAGCAGCGGCAAGGACAGCGCGATGACCCTGTACCGTCTCCGCCGAAATCCGGCTTACGAGGTTACGGTCCTTTTCACCACTGTCACCGGAACTTACGACCGTGTGAGCATGCATGGCGTCCGGCGCGAACTGCTGCTGAGGCAGGCCGAAGCGGCCGGGCTCCCGCTGATCATCTGTGAAATACCGCCCGAATGTCCCAATACTGTTTACGAGGCCCGTATGCGCGAGGGATGCGAGCGGCTCAAGGCCGCAGGCGCTGCCTCCATCGCCTTCGGCGACCTGTTTCTGGAAGATGTCCGCGACTACCGGATCCGCAACCTTCAGGGAACGGGACTGAAGCCGGTATTCCCCGTCTGGCAGGAACCAACTCCGCAGTTCGCACGCGAACTGATCGGTGCCGGAATCCGCACGACCGTCGTGTGTGTGGACACGCAGCAACTGCCCGCCAGTTTTGCCGGGCGCGACTTTGACCACCAGTTCCTTTCCGACCTCCCCCCGGAGGCCGATCCCTGCGGCGAACGCGGCGAGTTTCACACGTTCGTCTGGGACGGGCCATTCTTCAGCCGGCCGGTGAGGTTCACTCGCGGGGAAACCGTGACGAGGGAAAACCGGTTCTGCTTCTGCGACCTCATGGCAGCCTGA
- the dxr gene encoding 1-deoxy-D-xylulose-5-phosphate reductoisomerase codes for MKTKRLCILGSTGSIGVSALDVVRQHPGRFAVEALVAGTNVEIMARQVLEHRPRMAVMATEEKAAELKKAAAGYEGEIAYGPHGYRAAVQLATVDSVVSAIVGAAGLEPTLWAIEAGKEIGLANKETLVTAGELVNRKVKEHGVTMLPIDSEHSAIFQALEGNKRSQVKRLILTASGGPFRTWPKEKIARATVDEALKHPNWAMGRKITIDSAGLMNKGLEVIEAMYLFDMTPDQVGVVVHPQSIVHSMVEYIDASIMAQLSVPDMRLPIAYALAWPDRIEATIPFLDWSKTAQLTFEEVDHDRFPCLGLAFAAIRAGGSMPAVLNAANEVTVEAFLDGRIGFYDIPAINESVMGRHRTVRLDTLEQVRSADRWAREEAARLVAERTTKSA; via the coding sequence TTGAAAACCAAACGGCTGTGCATACTCGGGTCAACCGGTTCCATCGGCGTGAGCGCCCTTGATGTGGTGCGCCAGCACCCCGGCCGCTTCGCCGTGGAGGCGCTCGTCGCCGGAACGAACGTGGAAATCATGGCCCGGCAGGTTCTTGAGCACCGCCCCCGCATGGCCGTCATGGCCACTGAAGAGAAGGCCGCCGAACTGAAGAAGGCCGCAGCAGGCTACGAGGGAGAGATCGCCTACGGGCCCCATGGCTACAGGGCGGCGGTCCAGCTGGCCACGGTCGATTCGGTCGTGTCGGCCATTGTCGGCGCCGCCGGGCTCGAACCGACGCTCTGGGCCATCGAGGCGGGCAAGGAGATCGGCCTGGCCAACAAGGAAACCCTCGTCACCGCCGGCGAACTGGTGAACCGGAAGGTGAAGGAACACGGCGTCACGATGCTCCCCATCGACAGCGAGCATTCGGCGATCTTCCAGGCGCTCGAAGGGAACAAACGCTCGCAGGTAAAGCGCCTCATACTCACGGCCTCCGGTGGCCCGTTCCGGACCTGGCCGAAGGAAAAGATCGCCCGTGCCACGGTCGACGAAGCCCTCAAGCACCCCAACTGGGCCATGGGCCGCAAGATCACGATCGATTCGGCCGGTCTGATGAACAAGGGGCTGGAGGTCATAGAGGCGATGTACCTCTTCGACATGACGCCCGATCAGGTGGGCGTCGTCGTCCACCCACAGTCGATCGTCCATTCAATGGTCGAATATATCGACGCCTCGATCATGGCACAGCTATCGGTTCCCGACATGCGGCTTCCCATCGCCTATGCGCTTGCCTGGCCGGACCGCATCGAGGCCACTATCCCGTTCCTGGACTGGTCGAAGACGGCACAGCTCACCTTCGAGGAAGTGGACCATGACCGCTTTCCCTGCCTTGGGCTCGCGTTCGCCGCCATCCGGGCGGGCGGCTCCATGCCGGCGGTGCTGAATGCCGCCAACGAGGTCACCGTCGAGGCATTTCTCGACGGCCGGATCGGTTTCTACGACATTCCCGCCATCAATGAGTCGGTTATGGGCCGCCATCGCACGGTGCGGCTCGACACGCTGGAGCAGGTCCGGAGCGCCGACCGTTGGGCACGCGAGGAAGC